A single window of Chitinophaga sp. XS-30 DNA harbors:
- a CDS encoding Gfo/Idh/MocA family protein, with amino-acid sequence MVQEKNNKRNQISRRSFLTNSTAAAAGFMIVPRHVLGGKGYTAPSDRLRVAGIGVGGKGESDLTEIAKGPSDIVVLCDVDDRRAANSIKRFPKAKYYKDFREMLEKEHKNIDAVTVSSPDHNHAIQAMAAMQLGKHVYVQKPLTHDIYEARMLTEAAKKYKVVTQMGNQGASGDGVRQLMEWYNAGLIGDVHTVYCWTNRPVWPQGIPWPTQKAEIPKGLDWDLWLGTAPQKDYVEKLVPFNWRGWWDYGTGALGDMGCHIVEPPFRVLGLGYPTSAEASVGSVYVDEFKQGYFPDSCPPSSHVIMNFEGKGGKSDIKLHWMDGGIQPARPEELGPNERMGDGGNGAIFIGSKGKMMCGTYGMYPSLLPSSRNKEVNVKQTIARVPEGHYVQWVNACIAGYGKKELSAPFDISGPLTETILMGNLAIRSYDVRKPKANGNGFDYPGRYIKLLWDGPNMKITNFDDANQFVKRNYRDGWTLGV; translated from the coding sequence ATGGTTCAGGAAAAAAATAACAAAAGAAACCAGATTTCCCGTAGATCATTTCTAACGAACAGCACCGCAGCGGCTGCCGGTTTTATGATCGTTCCACGTCACGTATTGGGAGGTAAAGGGTACACAGCGCCCAGCGACCGGTTAAGGGTTGCGGGTATCGGCGTTGGCGGTAAAGGCGAAAGCGACCTTACCGAGATCGCAAAAGGCCCGTCGGACATCGTTGTATTATGCGATGTGGACGACCGCCGTGCCGCAAATTCCATAAAACGCTTCCCTAAAGCGAAGTACTACAAGGACTTCCGCGAGATGCTCGAAAAAGAGCACAAGAACATCGATGCCGTAACGGTATCATCGCCGGACCATAACCATGCTATACAAGCTATGGCGGCCATGCAACTGGGCAAGCACGTTTATGTGCAAAAGCCCCTCACCCACGACATCTACGAAGCGCGCATGCTTACCGAAGCCGCGAAAAAATATAAAGTAGTGACCCAGATGGGCAACCAGGGCGCCTCCGGCGATGGTGTGCGCCAGCTGATGGAATGGTACAACGCCGGCCTGATCGGTGACGTGCATACCGTTTATTGCTGGACGAACCGCCCCGTTTGGCCCCAGGGCATTCCCTGGCCTACCCAGAAAGCGGAGATACCCAAGGGGCTGGACTGGGACCTTTGGCTTGGCACTGCTCCCCAAAAGGATTATGTAGAGAAACTGGTGCCGTTTAACTGGCGCGGCTGGTGGGACTATGGTACCGGCGCACTTGGGGACATGGGTTGCCACATTGTGGAACCTCCCTTCCGCGTACTGGGCCTCGGTTATCCGACCTCTGCGGAAGCCAGCGTGGGCAGTGTGTATGTAGATGAATTCAAACAGGGCTATTTCCCGGACAGCTGCCCTCCTTCTTCTCATGTGATCATGAACTTCGAAGGCAAAGGCGGCAAATCGGACATCAAGCTGCACTGGATGGATGGCGGTATTCAACCTGCCCGTCCGGAAGAGCTGGGCCCGAACGAAAGAATGGGAGACGGCGGGAACGGCGCTATCTTTATCGGCTCCAAAGGCAAGATGATGTGCGGCACCTACGGTATGTACCCATCCCTGCTGCCCTCTTCCCGCAACAAGGAAGTAAATGTGAAGCAGACCATCGCGCGTGTTCCGGAAGGCCACTATGTGCAATGGGTGAATGCCTGTATCGCCGGTTATGGCAAAAAAGAATTGAGCGCTCCGTTCGATATCTCCGGTCCGCTTACGGAAACCATCCTGATGGGCAACCTGGCCATCCGCAGCTATGATGTGCGCAAGCCCAAAGCAAACGGCAACGGCTTCGACTATCCGGGACGTTACATCAAACTGTTGTGGGATGGGCCGAATATGAAGATCACCAACTTCGATGATGCCAACCAGTTCGTAAAACGCAATTACCGCGACGGCTGGACGCTGGGTGTATAA
- a CDS encoding peptide MFS transporter translates to MPSNHKHPAALPFLFFSEMWERFGFYLLLAILQLYLTDAESGGWAMDRSKAVDIFGTFIAFVYLTPFIGGLLADRKLGYARSVIIGGILMGLGYMGLAVQNLTVFYLSLGLICVGNGFFKPNISTLLGNVYNDEKYRSRKDTGYNIFYMGINIGAFICTFFAAYLRNSINWGAAFMAAGIGMFLGVLIFIVGLKHYRHADVRKPEQPGDMPLGSIFAQVFLPVLVVGYIGWVIPGNIFGSDSTDAFIFACLPIVYFFTNLLRKASGADKQPVKALLAIFAVSVMFWAVFKQNGTALTTWAQFYTDRELPAAIEGPARSLYLAETVANTTDSVVAYDGEFRVIKDAQGQPVKEYGKPVYLKNVAPEEMPAEGETISVVNTELFQSVNPFFVIVLTPLIVAFFALLRRRNKEPSTPTKIAWGLLISSLSTFMMVAAVVYCDNGASKASLWWLFGCYGVITVGELLLSPMGLSLVSKLSPPRLTSLMMGGWFLATSIGNKLSGVLAAMWDTYDNKVNYFLVNFVLLGFAAGLIFVMLRWLNRVFREHTS, encoded by the coding sequence ATGCCATCCAACCATAAACATCCGGCCGCGCTGCCCTTTCTCTTTTTTTCTGAAATGTGGGAGCGGTTCGGGTTCTACCTGCTGCTCGCCATCCTGCAACTGTACCTGACTGATGCGGAATCCGGCGGATGGGCGATGGACCGGAGCAAGGCGGTGGATATTTTCGGCACTTTTATCGCTTTCGTTTATCTCACACCATTTATCGGGGGGCTGCTGGCGGACCGGAAACTGGGATATGCCAGGTCCGTCATCATCGGCGGCATACTGATGGGCCTTGGTTATATGGGGCTCGCGGTGCAGAACCTCACGGTTTTTTATCTGTCGCTGGGACTGATCTGCGTGGGCAACGGCTTTTTCAAACCCAATATTTCCACCCTGCTGGGGAATGTATATAATGATGAAAAATACCGTTCCCGGAAGGATACGGGGTACAATATCTTTTACATGGGCATCAATATCGGCGCCTTCATCTGTACGTTCTTTGCGGCTTACCTCCGGAACAGCATCAACTGGGGCGCGGCTTTCATGGCTGCGGGTATAGGGATGTTCCTCGGTGTGCTGATCTTTATCGTGGGCCTGAAACATTACCGGCACGCGGACGTCCGCAAGCCCGAGCAGCCGGGGGACATGCCGCTGGGCAGCATTTTTGCCCAGGTGTTCCTGCCGGTGCTGGTTGTCGGATACATCGGCTGGGTGATACCCGGCAATATTTTCGGCTCTGATTCCACGGATGCCTTCATCTTTGCCTGCCTGCCCATCGTTTATTTCTTCACCAACCTGCTGCGCAAAGCCAGCGGGGCGGACAAGCAACCCGTAAAGGCATTGCTGGCCATCTTTGCCGTATCCGTGATGTTCTGGGCCGTATTCAAACAAAATGGTACAGCGCTCACCACCTGGGCGCAGTTTTATACGGACAGGGAATTGCCTGCCGCCATTGAAGGGCCGGCCCGTTCATTGTATCTGGCGGAAACCGTTGCCAATACAACCGATTCCGTTGTTGCCTATGATGGGGAATTCCGTGTGATCAAGGATGCGCAGGGGCAACCGGTAAAAGAATATGGCAAGCCCGTGTACCTGAAAAACGTGGCGCCGGAAGAAATGCCGGCGGAAGGGGAGACCATCAGCGTTGTCAATACAGAACTGTTCCAATCCGTCAATCCTTTCTTTGTTATTGTGCTTACTCCGCTGATCGTGGCTTTCTTTGCCCTGCTCAGGCGGCGGAACAAGGAGCCCTCCACGCCTACCAAGATTGCCTGGGGGCTGCTGATCTCATCCCTGTCTACTTTTATGATGGTGGCTGCGGTGGTTTATTGCGACAATGGCGCCAGCAAGGCATCGTTATGGTGGCTGTTCGGATGTTACGGCGTGATCACGGTAGGAGAACTGCTGCTCAGCCCGATGGGCCTTTCGCTCGTATCCAAGCTTAGCCCGCCGCGCCTTACTTCACTGATGATGGGCGGATGGTTCCTGGCTACTTCCATCGGCAACAAATTGTCGGGCGTGCTGGCTGCGATGTGGGACACGTACGACAACAAAGTGAATTATTTCCTCGTGAACTTCGTGCTGCTGGGTTTTGCCGCCGGGCTGATATTCGTGATGCTGCGGTGGCTGAACAGGGTGTTCAGGGAGCATACCTCCTAG
- a CDS encoding gluconate 2-dehydrogenase subunit 3 family protein, with amino-acid sequence MDRRESLKALLIGSVSTGVILSACEQQGDKAPIGKGVFKDYGRTSDEVIRDESLSKETFFTPAEMQTITVLVDIIIPADDHSGSASDAGVPDFIAFIAKDMPQYQTPLRGGLRWLDVHCLKLHNKVFTELPAAEQTKIIDQIAFPYNAAPELSQGVAFFSTLRNLTASGFFTSETGIRDLGYKGNQPNVWDGVPEDVLAQYNLAYDEKTLRECLKPEDRGTIMTWEE; translated from the coding sequence ATGGACAGAAGAGAATCGCTGAAAGCCCTGCTCATTGGCTCCGTATCTACAGGCGTGATATTATCGGCATGTGAACAGCAAGGAGATAAAGCCCCCATCGGCAAGGGTGTGTTCAAAGATTATGGCCGCACGTCTGATGAGGTTATAAGGGATGAATCACTCTCCAAGGAGACTTTCTTCACCCCAGCGGAAATGCAGACCATCACGGTGCTGGTGGATATCATCATCCCCGCGGACGACCATTCGGGGAGCGCTTCGGATGCCGGGGTGCCGGACTTCATAGCGTTTATAGCAAAGGATATGCCGCAATACCAGACGCCCCTGCGCGGAGGGCTTCGCTGGCTGGATGTGCATTGCCTCAAATTACATAACAAGGTTTTTACGGAACTGCCGGCCGCCGAGCAGACAAAGATCATCGACCAGATCGCCTTCCCTTATAATGCCGCGCCGGAACTGAGCCAGGGGGTAGCATTTTTCAGCACCCTGCGCAACCTCACGGCTTCGGGCTTTTTCACAAGTGAAACTGGTATCCGCGATCTCGGATACAAAGGCAACCAGCCGAATGTATGGGACGGCGTACCGGAGGATGTGCTGGCGCAATACAACCTGGCCTACGATGAAAAAACCCTGCGCGAATGCCTCAAACCGGAAGACCGCGGTACGATCATGACCTGGGAAGAGTAA
- a CDS encoding GMC family oxidoreductase translates to MAFEIKKQPKAYDVCIIGSGAGGGMAAKVLSEAGLTVAVLEAGPNYDPADPKQQTQLKWPYESPRRGAGTTRPFGDFDAAYGGWEINGEPYTKKNGTQFDWFRSRMLGGRTNHWGRISLRFGPNDFKHRSLDGLGDDWPISYDDVKPYYDRVDKLIGVFGSKEGIYNEPDGLFLPPPKPRLHEMLIRQAGTKMGLPVIASRLSILTRPVNKDRGTCFFCRQCNRGCTVYADFSSSTCLVKPAMKSGNVDLYTDAMAREVLTDSSGKATGVSYVDRNDLQEYQVNAKVVVLAASACESARLLLNSKSAAHPNGLANSSGVVGKYLHDSTGSSRSAFLPQLMDRKRYNEDGVGGMHVYVPWWLDNKKLDFARGYHIEMGGGLSMPMYGFGFGIEQLQKNDPKRAASLMPGGYGASLKNDYRRFYGATVGFAGRGEAIAREDNYCEIDPNVVDKFGIPVLRFHYTWSDHEIKQAKHMQDTFEKLIHELGGIPLGNKPGADSMYGLENPGRIIHEVGTTRMGDDPSRSVLNKFNQAHDVKNVFVVDGGAFVSQADKNPTWTILALSMRASEYIVSELKKQNL, encoded by the coding sequence ATGGCATTTGAGATCAAAAAACAGCCGAAGGCATATGATGTATGCATCATTGGCTCCGGCGCCGGTGGCGGTATGGCCGCCAAAGTCCTTTCCGAAGCAGGTTTGACGGTTGCGGTCCTGGAAGCGGGCCCCAACTACGATCCGGCAGACCCGAAACAACAGACACAGCTGAAATGGCCTTATGAATCCCCGCGAAGGGGGGCCGGCACTACCCGTCCCTTTGGCGATTTCGATGCCGCATACGGCGGATGGGAAATTAACGGTGAGCCATACACGAAAAAGAACGGCACGCAATTCGACTGGTTCCGTTCCCGCATGCTGGGCGGCAGAACCAACCACTGGGGCCGTATTTCGCTCCGCTTCGGGCCGAACGACTTCAAGCACCGCAGTCTCGATGGGCTGGGAGACGACTGGCCCATTTCCTACGATGACGTCAAACCTTACTACGACCGGGTAGACAAACTGATCGGCGTATTCGGCAGCAAGGAAGGTATTTACAACGAACCGGATGGTCTCTTCCTTCCTCCGCCCAAACCCCGCCTGCATGAAATGCTGATCAGGCAGGCCGGTACAAAGATGGGGCTGCCGGTGATCGCCTCCCGGCTGTCTATACTCACCAGGCCGGTCAATAAAGACCGCGGGACCTGCTTTTTCTGCCGGCAGTGCAACCGCGGATGTACGGTGTATGCAGACTTTTCCTCCTCCACCTGCCTCGTTAAACCCGCCATGAAAAGCGGCAATGTGGACCTTTATACCGATGCCATGGCCCGGGAAGTGCTGACCGACAGTTCCGGCAAAGCCACCGGCGTGTCTTATGTAGACCGTAATGATCTGCAGGAATACCAGGTGAATGCAAAGGTGGTCGTACTGGCGGCAAGCGCCTGCGAATCAGCGAGATTGCTGCTCAACTCCAAATCCGCGGCGCACCCCAATGGGCTGGCCAATTCCAGCGGCGTGGTCGGCAAGTATTTGCATGATTCCACCGGTTCATCCCGCAGCGCTTTCCTTCCGCAGCTGATGGACCGCAAACGATATAATGAGGACGGTGTGGGCGGCATGCATGTGTATGTGCCCTGGTGGCTGGATAACAAGAAGCTGGACTTTGCAAGAGGTTATCATATCGAGATGGGCGGCGGCTTGTCCATGCCCATGTATGGTTTTGGCTTCGGTATCGAGCAACTGCAGAAGAATGATCCGAAACGCGCGGCCAGCCTTATGCCGGGGGGCTACGGCGCTTCTCTTAAAAACGACTACCGCCGCTTCTATGGCGCCACAGTAGGTTTCGCCGGCAGAGGGGAAGCCATTGCCCGGGAAGATAATTACTGCGAGATCGATCCGAATGTGGTGGACAAGTTCGGTATCCCGGTATTGCGTTTCCATTATACCTGGAGCGATCATGAGATCAAACAGGCCAAACATATGCAGGATACCTTTGAAAAGCTCATTCATGAGCTGGGGGGCATCCCGCTTGGCAACAAACCTGGTGCGGACAGCATGTACGGACTGGAAAATCCCGGCCGCATCATCCACGAAGTGGGCACTACCCGCATGGGCGATGATCCTTCCCGCTCCGTGCTCAACAAATTCAACCAGGCGCATGATGTGAAGAATGTATTTGTGGTGGATGGCGGCGCGTTTGTTTCGCAGGCGGACAAAAATCCCACCTGGACCATCCTGGCGCTTTCCATGCGGGCATCTGAATACATTGTAAGTGAACTGAAAAAACAAAATCTTTAA
- a CDS encoding gluconokinase, producing the protein MTTTNTAPYILGVDIGTGSAKTVAVTPSGQISASHRQTYTSLHTESGFSEQDPQAVLAAIIDTIHHTVQQMGTAPAAIALSCAMHSFMAVDEHGQALTPLMLWSDSRSEAFAAALKDTDLGRRIYQATGTPIHPMSPFCKLQWLREHQPEIFRKAACFIGIKELFLHRCFGEFIIDHSLASATGMFDIRTLDWYPEALEVAGITDERLPIPVETTRLLIGMDPAMAADLGVPPETLILAGSSDGCLAQLGSGAVEPGHAALTIGTSGAIRMMTPKPAEDEQSRLFSYALTPSHYVCGGAINNGGGALQWFTQAFLPWSDYNTFVKTALSAPPGADGLLCLPYLLGERAPVWDSRSRGAFVGVQQQHTAAHFQRAMIEGICFGLYSVGEALEDALVPIDEVTVSGGFTASPLWIQLLADIFQKPMLLHQDEDASALGAALLGWHALEKIDAWKFSPAAAARVFTPMENDHAVYMRNYKAYSLLYHQLKDVMEILREG; encoded by the coding sequence ATGACAACTACTAACACAGCGCCTTATATCCTTGGGGTAGACATTGGCACAGGAAGTGCAAAAACGGTGGCGGTAACGCCGTCCGGACAAATATCCGCGTCGCATCGGCAGACCTATACCTCCTTACATACAGAATCCGGCTTCAGTGAGCAGGACCCGCAGGCGGTGCTGGCCGCTATCATCGACACCATTCATCATACCGTACAGCAAATGGGCACCGCCCCTGCGGCGATTGCGCTAAGCTGCGCCATGCACAGCTTTATGGCCGTGGATGAGCACGGGCAGGCGCTGACGCCGCTGATGCTCTGGTCGGACAGTCGCAGTGAGGCATTTGCCGCCGCATTGAAAGACACGGATTTGGGACGGCGGATCTACCAGGCCACGGGAACGCCTATTCACCCCATGTCTCCTTTTTGCAAGCTGCAGTGGCTGCGGGAACACCAGCCCGAGATATTCCGGAAGGCCGCCTGTTTCATCGGCATCAAGGAATTATTCCTGCATCGCTGTTTCGGAGAGTTCATCATAGACCATTCCCTGGCTTCGGCAACGGGGATGTTCGATATCCGCACGCTGGACTGGTATCCGGAAGCGCTGGAGGTAGCCGGTATTACGGACGAGCGTTTGCCGATACCGGTGGAGACCACGAGGCTGCTCATCGGGATGGACCCTGCCATGGCAGCGGACCTGGGTGTACCGCCTGAAACATTGATCCTGGCGGGCAGCAGTGACGGTTGCCTGGCCCAGCTTGGCAGCGGGGCTGTTGAGCCAGGCCATGCCGCGTTAACGATCGGTACCAGCGGCGCTATCCGGATGATGACGCCCAAGCCGGCGGAAGACGAGCAATCCCGTTTGTTTTCCTATGCGCTGACACCCTCGCATTATGTCTGCGGCGGCGCGATCAATAACGGCGGCGGCGCTTTGCAATGGTTCACACAGGCTTTCCTGCCCTGGTCTGACTACAATACTTTCGTGAAAACGGCCCTGTCTGCACCACCCGGAGCGGACGGGCTCCTGTGTTTGCCTTACCTGCTTGGCGAACGGGCCCCGGTTTGGGATAGCCGTTCCCGTGGCGCCTTTGTAGGCGTGCAGCAGCAGCATACCGCCGCGCATTTCCAGCGGGCAATGATAGAAGGGATCTGCTTCGGGCTTTACAGTGTGGGAGAAGCGCTGGAAGATGCGCTGGTGCCGATCGATGAAGTGACCGTGAGCGGCGGGTTCACGGCATCTCCGCTGTGGATACAATTGTTGGCGGATATTTTCCAGAAGCCGATGTTATTGCATCAGGATGAGGATGCTTCCGCCCTGGGGGCAGCCCTGCTCGGCTGGCATGCGCTGGAAAAGATCGATGCCTGGAAGTTCAGCCCGGCCGCGGCCGCGCGGGTGTTCACGCCGATGGAGAACGATCATGCCGTGTACATGCGGAATTACAAAGCGTATTCCCTGCTGTATCACCAGTTGAAGGATGTGATGGAGATCCTGCGGGAGGGATGA
- the mutL gene encoding DNA mismatch repair endonuclease MutL, whose amino-acid sequence MADIINLLPDNIANQIAAGEVIQRPASAVKELLENAVDAGATEIQLFIKDAGKELVQVIDNGSGMSETDARMCFERHATSKIQSIDDLFHIRTMGFRGEALASIAAVSQVELKSRMHTEEVGTFIEIDNSFVKRQEPCQTAVGTSIAMKNLFFNVPARRNFLKSNAAEMRHIVDEFIRVALAFPHLQFSLNSNGQQMFHLEKGSLKQRIVNILGQHYNSKLVTVKESTDYMNINGFVGKPETAKKTRGDQFFFVNNRFIKSGYLHHAVMNAFSEMIPTENYPLYVLFIDLDPAHVDINVHPTKQEIKFDDEKILYAFVQSAIKHALAQFSVTPALDFDLDPGIQQLDAVTQPFTEQKKAQSASTSIYKTFTHANQAHIIDQSSNLRHWKDLYEGPPPEKTPFVHTETASVIDERWQEAATELKVPVQVHQQFILSQIKSGFILIDQRAAHERILYERYLRALAEKPVATQQSLFPQTLELLPADAMIITEMLPDLQALGYDLEPFGQHTFVVRGTPADIQTGNEQASIEGLLEQFKHFSNELKLSRREQLVRSMARNNAIPAGKFLDTREMQNIIDELFACSAPNVSPGGRFTFISFKLNDLERMFERGA is encoded by the coding sequence GTGGCGGATATCATCAATTTGTTACCGGACAATATAGCAAACCAGATAGCAGCAGGCGAGGTCATTCAGCGGCCGGCATCGGCAGTCAAAGAGTTACTGGAAAATGCCGTGGACGCCGGAGCTACAGAGATTCAACTATTTATAAAAGATGCCGGGAAGGAACTCGTCCAGGTAATTGACAATGGCAGCGGTATGAGCGAGACCGATGCCCGCATGTGTTTCGAACGTCATGCTACCTCAAAGATCCAGTCCATCGACGACCTTTTTCATATCCGTACCATGGGTTTCCGGGGCGAAGCACTGGCTTCCATTGCCGCCGTATCGCAGGTGGAGCTTAAATCGCGCATGCATACGGAAGAGGTCGGCACCTTCATTGAAATAGACAATAGCTTCGTCAAACGCCAGGAGCCCTGCCAAACCGCAGTCGGCACCAGCATCGCCATGAAGAACCTTTTCTTCAATGTTCCGGCCCGCCGCAATTTCCTGAAGAGTAACGCTGCCGAGATGCGGCATATTGTGGATGAGTTCATCCGGGTGGCCCTTGCCTTCCCGCACCTGCAATTCTCCCTCAACAGCAACGGGCAGCAAATGTTCCACCTGGAAAAAGGCTCCCTCAAACAACGGATCGTCAATATTCTCGGCCAGCACTACAATTCCAAGCTCGTCACCGTGAAGGAAAGCACGGACTATATGAATATCAACGGGTTCGTGGGAAAACCGGAGACCGCAAAAAAAACCCGCGGCGACCAGTTCTTTTTCGTCAATAACCGCTTCATCAAAAGCGGATACCTGCATCATGCCGTCATGAATGCCTTTTCCGAAATGATCCCCACGGAGAATTACCCCCTGTATGTGCTGTTTATCGATCTCGACCCTGCTCATGTGGACATCAACGTACATCCCACCAAGCAGGAGATCAAATTCGATGATGAAAAGATCCTTTACGCCTTTGTACAATCCGCCATCAAACACGCCCTGGCGCAATTCAGCGTAACACCGGCGCTCGATTTCGACCTGGACCCGGGCATCCAGCAGCTGGATGCCGTGACCCAGCCTTTCACCGAACAAAAGAAAGCACAGTCCGCCAGTACTTCCATTTACAAAACTTTCACCCACGCCAACCAGGCGCATATCATCGACCAGAGCAGCAACCTCCGCCACTGGAAAGATCTCTACGAGGGCCCGCCCCCCGAGAAAACGCCTTTTGTGCATACGGAAACCGCTTCCGTGATCGACGAACGCTGGCAGGAAGCCGCTACGGAACTGAAAGTGCCGGTACAGGTACATCAGCAATTTATCCTGTCCCAGATAAAATCAGGTTTCATCCTGATAGATCAGCGGGCGGCGCATGAGCGCATCCTTTACGAGCGCTATCTGCGCGCCCTGGCGGAAAAGCCGGTGGCCACGCAGCAAAGCCTCTTCCCGCAAACGCTGGAGCTGCTGCCGGCGGATGCCATGATCATTACCGAAATGCTGCCTGACCTGCAGGCGCTGGGATACGATCTTGAGCCCTTCGGCCAGCATACCTTCGTGGTCCGCGGTACTCCGGCGGACATTCAGACGGGCAACGAACAGGCGAGCATAGAAGGATTACTGGAGCAATTCAAGCACTTCAGCAATGAGCTGAAGCTCAGCCGCCGGGAGCAGCTGGTACGTTCCATGGCGCGCAATAACGCCATCCCTGCGGGAAAGTTCCTGGACACCAGGGAAATGCAGAATATTATAGATGAACTGTTTGCCTGCTCCGCACCCAATGTTTCACCGGGCGGGCGCTTCACATTCATTTCTTTCAAACTGAACGATCTGGAAAGGATGTTTGAACGGGGAGCTTAA
- the msrB gene encoding peptide-methionine (R)-S-oxide reductase MsrB — protein sequence MEEKKNPVYSRTDTGKVNLSDTEWKNLLAKDVYDIARGKGTEWAFTGKYWNHKEKGTYYCAACGNPLFVSDTKFESGCGWPSFYQPISKTSVLYTPDNSHGMQRTEVQCGRCKAHLGHVFDDGPPPTGLRYCINSVILDFDKAQDAEKQYRKKE from the coding sequence ATGGAAGAAAAAAAGAATCCGGTGTACTCCCGCACGGATACTGGTAAAGTAAACCTATCAGACACAGAGTGGAAAAACCTGTTAGCAAAAGACGTGTATGATATCGCCCGCGGAAAAGGCACCGAATGGGCGTTTACGGGTAAATACTGGAATCACAAGGAAAAGGGCACCTATTATTGCGCCGCCTGCGGAAATCCGCTGTTCGTATCAGACACAAAATTTGAAAGCGGCTGCGGCTGGCCCAGTTTTTACCAGCCGATCAGTAAAACCAGCGTATTATACACGCCGGACAATTCACACGGCATGCAGCGAACGGAAGTGCAATGCGGCCGTTGCAAGGCACATCTGGGCCATGTTTTTGATGACGGTCCTCCGCCAACGGGATTGCGTTATTGCATCAATTCCGTGATCCTTGATTTTGACAAGGCGCAGGATGCTGAAAAACAATACAGGAAGAAGGAATAG
- a CDS encoding SRPBCC family protein has product MRGLIVCAWMAGIILVLFVLLLLAAPVKVHIERSREIRAPAPVVWEHIVKLEKFGAWSNWWKTDPAAAFRLDGVDGAAGASSSWKGQKLGKGKLELVFLLPYSEVRQRLSLYEPLESGYDVWYRLAEKDSITQVTWAMDASYPRPQNVLGLFMKSSIERDFAQGLENLQRIAETDAAGRKR; this is encoded by the coding sequence ATGAGAGGTTTAATTGTTTGCGCCTGGATGGCAGGTATTATTCTCGTGTTGTTCGTGTTGCTGCTGCTGGCAGCCCCGGTAAAGGTACATATTGAGCGTTCCCGGGAAATAAGGGCGCCGGCTCCGGTGGTCTGGGAGCATATTGTAAAGCTTGAAAAGTTCGGGGCCTGGAGCAACTGGTGGAAAACCGATCCGGCAGCCGCATTCCGGCTGGATGGAGTGGATGGCGCCGCAGGAGCATCTTCGTCCTGGAAAGGGCAAAAGCTGGGGAAAGGGAAACTGGAGCTCGTTTTTCTCCTCCCTTATTCCGAAGTACGGCAACGCCTGAGCCTGTATGAGCCGTTGGAATCCGGTTATGACGTCTGGTACCGGCTGGCGGAAAAAGATAGCATTACACAGGTCACCTGGGCGATGGACGCCAGTTATCCCCGCCCGCAGAATGTTCTGGGCCTGTTCATGAAAAGCAGCATAGAAAGGGATTTTGCACAGGGGCTGGAAAACCTGCAGAGAATTGCGGAAACAGATGCTGCCGGAAGGAAGCGGTAA
- a CDS encoding YciI family protein, protein MYLILLQYIRPVAAIDHYIDAHNAFLEKQSREGRFILSGRRKPRTGGIILCNAGSRREVEAILAEDPLDKFQLAVYDIIEFEPNTFELASISS, encoded by the coding sequence ATGTATTTGATCCTGTTACAGTATATCCGCCCGGTGGCGGCTATAGACCACTACATTGACGCCCACAATGCGTTTTTGGAAAAGCAGTCCCGCGAAGGCCGTTTTATTCTTTCCGGCCGCCGCAAGCCCCGTACGGGCGGAATAATTCTTTGTAATGCCGGCAGCCGGCGAGAGGTGGAGGCCATCCTTGCGGAAGATCCGCTTGATAAGTTCCAGCTGGCTGTATATGACATCATTGAATTTGAGCCGAATACTTTCGAGCTGGCCAGCATAAGCTCCTGA